The Streptomyces sp. NBC_01268 genome window below encodes:
- a CDS encoding cell division protein SepF, with amino-acid sequence MGSVRKASAWLGLVEDNDERYYDDEYADGAENGSDAWVTDPRVRVATDTAQEHGRRIATVSPDGFRDARGIGELFRDGVPVIVNLTAMEPNDAKRVVDFAAGLAFGLRGSIERVATRVFLLTPADTQIVSGESAGRSQGGFFNQS; translated from the coding sequence ATGGGATCGGTGCGCAAGGCGAGTGCCTGGCTGGGACTCGTCGAGGACAACGACGAGCGTTACTACGACGACGAGTACGCCGACGGTGCCGAGAACGGCAGCGACGCCTGGGTGACGGACCCGCGGGTACGGGTGGCGACCGACACGGCGCAGGAGCACGGCCGTCGGATCGCCACCGTCTCCCCCGACGGGTTCCGGGACGCCCGGGGCATCGGCGAGCTGTTCCGGGACGGCGTCCCGGTGATCGTGAACCTGACCGCGATGGAGCCGAACGACGCCAAGCGCGTGGTCGACTTCGCCGCCGGTCTCGCCTTCGGCCTGCGCGGCTCGATCGAGCGGGTCGCCACCCGGGTCTTCCTGCTGACCCCGGCCGACACGCAGATCGTCAGCGGCGAGTCCGCCGGACGGTCGCAGGGCGGATTCTTCAACCAGAGCTGA
- a CDS encoding MFS transporter — MTRTNTAGARLRTAAGGANRWVVLVVLCVSLLLVALDSTVLHVAVPSLTEDLRPSSTALLWIVDAYPLICASLLILFGTLGDRVGRRRVLLLGYALFGVASAVAALATTPGVLIGARALLGVGGAMIMPATLSILRAVFPDRRERATAIGIWTAVAAVGAATGPVLGGFLVEHYWWGSVFLINIPLMALILPLGRWLLPESKGGADGPWDVLGALMATAGVLGSVLGVKRLGAGDPPLSLATAGPLLVGAALLVLFVRRQKRRAHPLIDMRLFSRPAFTTSVGCIVLGMLALVGLELIAVQYLQLILGLSPLETGLRLLPLTFAAMAAGATGSYTLRRLGPRRMVGWGFVLTAAAVLLLVLMGQHDRPLLLTAGFVLLGFGLQTTLFSAYESMLSEAPPESAGGAAAIGETSYQLGAGMGIALLGSVMNAAYAPGLSGLPGVPEAATRAAGNSLGEAYQVAERLGGPAGTALHQAARHAFVNGLHVTLFVSAGLLLLGALMALRLPRVMECATDPEPVGGQEPVGGAPTVERAGGGVPKVPGAREPAEPAGSARPRS, encoded by the coding sequence ATGACGCGGACGAACACGGCCGGAGCGCGACTCCGAACCGCTGCCGGCGGTGCCAACCGCTGGGTCGTCCTCGTCGTCCTCTGCGTGAGTCTGCTGCTCGTCGCACTCGACTCGACCGTGCTCCACGTCGCCGTCCCCTCCCTCACCGAGGACCTGCGCCCCAGCTCCACCGCGCTGCTGTGGATCGTCGACGCCTATCCGCTGATCTGCGCCTCGCTGCTGATCCTCTTCGGCACGCTCGGCGACCGGGTCGGCCGCAGACGGGTGCTGCTCCTCGGGTACGCGCTGTTCGGCGTCGCCTCCGCGGTCGCCGCGCTCGCCACCACCCCCGGGGTCCTGATCGGGGCGCGCGCCCTGCTCGGCGTCGGCGGCGCGATGATCATGCCCGCCACGCTCTCCATCCTCCGCGCGGTCTTCCCGGACCGGCGCGAGCGGGCCACCGCCATCGGCATCTGGACGGCGGTCGCCGCCGTCGGCGCCGCCACCGGGCCGGTGCTCGGCGGCTTCCTGGTCGAGCACTACTGGTGGGGCTCGGTCTTCCTGATCAACATTCCGCTGATGGCGCTGATCCTGCCGCTCGGACGCTGGCTGCTGCCCGAGTCCAAGGGCGGCGCCGACGGCCCCTGGGACGTCCTCGGCGCCCTGATGGCGACCGCCGGTGTGCTCGGCTCCGTCCTCGGGGTCAAGCGGCTCGGCGCCGGAGACCCGCCGCTCTCCCTGGCCACCGCGGGCCCGCTGCTCGTCGGCGCCGCGCTGCTCGTCCTCTTCGTACGGCGCCAGAAGCGGCGTGCCCACCCGCTGATAGACATGCGGCTGTTCTCCCGGCCGGCCTTCACCACCTCGGTCGGCTGCATCGTCCTGGGCATGCTGGCCCTGGTCGGCCTGGAGCTGATCGCCGTCCAGTACCTCCAGCTGATCCTCGGGCTCAGCCCCCTGGAGACCGGGCTGCGGCTGCTGCCGCTGACCTTCGCCGCCATGGCCGCCGGCGCCACCGGCTCGTACACGCTGCGCAGGCTCGGGCCGCGCCGGATGGTCGGCTGGGGCTTCGTGCTGACCGCCGCCGCGGTGCTCCTGCTCGTCCTCATGGGGCAGCACGACCGGCCGCTGCTGCTCACCGCCGGCTTCGTGCTGCTCGGTTTCGGTCTGCAGACCACGCTCTTCTCGGCGTACGAGTCGATGCTCAGCGAGGCGCCCCCGGAGAGCGCCGGCGGGGCCGCGGCGATCGGCGAGACCTCGTACCAGCTCGGCGCGGGCATGGGCATCGCGCTGCTCGGCAGTGTCATGAACGCGGCCTACGCGCCCGGTCTGAGCGGGCTGCCCGGAGTGCCGGAGGCCGCCACGCGGGCCGCGGGGAACTCGCTCGGCGAGGCGTACCAGGTGGCCGAGCGGCTCGGCGGCCCGGCGGGGACGGCGCTGCACCAGGCGGCCCGGCACGCCTTCGTGAACGGCCTGCACGTGACCCTGTTCGTGAGCGCCGGGCTGTTGCTGCTCGGGGCGCTGATGGCGCTGCGGCTGCCGCGCGTGATGGAGTGCGCCACCGATCCGGAGCCGGTCGGGGGCCAGGAGCCCGTCGGCGGCGCCCCGACGGTGGAGCGGGCAGGCGGCGGCGTCCCGAAGGTGCCCGGCGCGCGTGAGCCCGCGGAGCCGGCCGGCTCGGCCCGGCCCCGGTCCTGA
- a CDS encoding phosphatase PAP2 family protein produces MRTDIFARLDREPEPPKIEVPRMTRTRLALFGGTSAFYLAIVVAVLLSTWLVTLDWKIMLFRPYQQWPELHAFLDYYVVLGQRGPTAVMVAAWLGWRSWRQHTLRPLLSLGAALLLLNVTVGAVKLGLGRLGPHYATQVGSAELFGGGDIFPSGHTANAVVTWGILAYLATTPRARRYLSALSAVVALGVGLTTVYLGTHWLSDVLLGWAAGLLILLALPWCEPVIAVAEAWILGLRDRLREQLRARRRLVPSLPVATGGPVPGLFPQRPTGAEEPVREKVGAGSGRAAAGRATGLPTPPLAPPRTHHAVRSERGPVGPAGSRRPPHSRPATGG; encoded by the coding sequence GTGCGTACCGACATCTTTGCCCGGCTGGACCGGGAGCCGGAACCGCCGAAGATAGAGGTCCCGCGGATGACCCGCACGCGTCTCGCCCTCTTCGGCGGGACGTCGGCGTTCTATCTGGCCATCGTCGTCGCCGTACTGCTGTCGACCTGGCTGGTGACCCTCGACTGGAAGATCATGCTCTTCCGGCCCTATCAGCAATGGCCGGAGCTGCACGCCTTCCTCGACTACTACGTCGTCCTCGGCCAGCGCGGCCCCACGGCCGTCATGGTGGCGGCCTGGCTGGGCTGGCGCTCCTGGCGTCAGCACACGCTTCGCCCGCTGCTCTCCCTCGGCGCCGCGCTGCTCCTGCTCAACGTGACCGTCGGCGCGGTCAAGCTCGGACTGGGCCGGCTCGGCCCCCACTACGCGACGCAGGTCGGCTCCGCCGAGCTGTTCGGCGGCGGCGATATATTCCCGTCCGGGCACACCGCGAACGCGGTCGTGACCTGGGGCATCCTGGCCTACCTGGCGACCACTCCGAGGGCCCGGCGCTATCTGTCGGCCCTCTCGGCGGTGGTCGCCCTCGGGGTCGGCCTGACCACCGTCTACCTCGGCACCCACTGGCTCAGCGACGTGCTGCTCGGCTGGGCCGCGGGCCTGCTGATCCTGCTCGCACTGCCCTGGTGCGAGCCGGTGATCGCGGTGGCAGAGGCCTGGATCCTGGGGCTGCGGGACCGGCTGCGCGAGCAGCTGCGGGCCCGTCGGCGCCTGGTTCCGTCGCTGCCCGTGGCGACCGGCGGACCGGTGCCCGGGCTCTTCCCGCAGCGTCCGACGGGGGCCGAGGAGCCGGTCCGGGAGAAGGTCGGCGCCGGTTCCGGCCGGGCGGCCGCGGGCCGCGCGACCGGGCTCCCGACGCCGCCGCTCGCCCCGCCCCGCACCCACCACGCGGTGCGCTCGGAGCGCGGTCCGGTCGGTCCGGCCGGCAGCCGCCGCCCGCCGCACTCGCGTCCGGCCACCGGAGGCTGA
- a CDS encoding I78 family peptidase inhibitor, which yields MTPEHAPETYVGLAADDAERIARNRGWRVVRALPPGSIVTMEYLAGRINFEVEDGVVTRAWLG from the coding sequence ATGACACCCGAACACGCACCCGAAACGTATGTGGGGCTCGCCGCCGACGACGCCGAGCGCATCGCCCGGAACAGGGGCTGGCGCGTCGTCCGGGCCCTGCCACCGGGCTCGATCGTGACCATGGAGTACCTGGCCGGGCGCATCAACTTCGAGGTCGAGGACGGGGTCGTCACGCGCGCCTGGCTCGGCTGA
- the ctaD gene encoding aa3-type cytochrome oxidase subunit I: MATETAAGTVESARQRHGRVLIDWITTTDHKKIGHLYLVTSFVFFLIAGALAMVMRAELARPGLQLVSNLEFNQAFTLHGTIMLLLFATPTFAGFANELVPLQIGAPDVAFPRLNMFSYWLFLFGGLMVLGSALSPGGPAAFGWTAYAPLNSLLRSPGVGVDLWIMGLALSGFGTILTSVNFLATIIGMRAPGMTMFRMPIFTWNILFTTILVLMAFPVLAAALLVLESDRRLGSVVFQPQNGGALLWQHLFWFFGHPEVYIIALPFFGIVSEIIPVFSRKPIFGYTTLVAATMTITGLSVVVWAHHMFATGAVLLPFFSMLSFLIAVPTGVKFFNWTGTMLGGSLSFETPMLWATGFLVSFLFGGLTGVILASPPMDFAVTDSYFVVAHFHYTVFGTVVFATFAGFYFWWPKFTGRMLDERLGKMHFWTLFVGFHTTFLVQHWLGAEGMPRRYADYLEADGFTALNTVSTIGAFLLGASTLPFLYNVWRTWRYGEKVDVDDPWGYGRSLEWATSCPPPRHNFVAVPRIRSESPAFDLHHPEFADYERMRLTSPPPERRPVRRGGGTTGP, translated from the coding sequence ATGGCTACCGAGACCGCGGCCGGAACCGTCGAATCCGCACGCCAGCGGCACGGGCGGGTGCTGATCGACTGGATCACCACCACCGACCACAAGAAGATCGGCCACCTCTATCTGGTGACCTCGTTCGTCTTCTTCCTGATCGCCGGGGCCCTCGCGATGGTGATGCGGGCCGAGCTGGCCCGGCCCGGGCTCCAGCTGGTGTCGAACCTGGAGTTCAACCAGGCGTTCACCCTGCACGGCACGATCATGCTGCTGCTCTTCGCGACCCCGACCTTCGCGGGCTTCGCCAACGAGCTGGTGCCGCTGCAGATCGGCGCTCCCGACGTCGCCTTCCCGCGGCTCAACATGTTCTCGTACTGGCTGTTCCTCTTCGGCGGGCTCATGGTGCTCGGCTCCGCCCTCTCCCCCGGCGGCCCGGCGGCCTTCGGGTGGACCGCCTACGCCCCGCTGAACAGCCTGCTGCGGTCGCCGGGCGTCGGCGTCGACCTGTGGATCATGGGGCTCGCGCTCTCCGGCTTCGGCACGATCCTCACCTCGGTGAACTTCCTGGCCACCATCATCGGGATGCGGGCCCCCGGGATGACCATGTTCCGGATGCCGATCTTCACCTGGAACATCCTCTTCACCACGATCCTCGTGCTGATGGCCTTCCCCGTGCTCGCCGCGGCCCTCCTCGTCCTGGAGTCCGACCGGCGGCTCGGCTCGGTGGTCTTCCAGCCGCAGAACGGCGGCGCACTGCTGTGGCAGCACCTGTTCTGGTTCTTCGGGCACCCCGAGGTCTACATCATCGCCCTGCCGTTCTTCGGCATCGTCAGCGAGATCATCCCGGTCTTCTCCCGCAAGCCGATCTTCGGCTACACCACCCTCGTGGCCGCCACGATGACCATCACCGGCCTGTCGGTGGTCGTGTGGGCCCACCACATGTTCGCCACCGGGGCGGTGCTGCTGCCCTTCTTCTCGATGCTGTCCTTCCTGATCGCGGTGCCCACCGGGGTGAAGTTCTTCAACTGGACCGGCACCATGCTGGGCGGCTCGCTCTCCTTCGAGACCCCGATGCTGTGGGCCACCGGCTTCCTGGTGTCGTTCCTGTTCGGCGGACTCACCGGCGTGATCCTCGCCTCGCCGCCGATGGACTTCGCCGTCACCGACTCGTACTTCGTGGTCGCCCACTTCCACTACACGGTCTTCGGCACGGTCGTCTTCGCGACCTTCGCGGGCTTCTACTTCTGGTGGCCCAAGTTCACCGGCCGGATGCTCGACGAGCGGCTCGGGAAGATGCACTTCTGGACGCTCTTCGTCGGCTTCCACACGACGTTCCTCGTCCAGCACTGGCTCGGCGCCGAGGGCATGCCCCGGCGGTACGCCGACTACCTCGAAGCCGACGGCTTCACCGCCCTCAACACGGTCTCGACCATCGGCGCCTTCCTGCTGGGCGCCTCCACCCTGCCGTTCCTCTACAACGTGTGGCGGACCTGGCGGTACGGCGAGAAGGTCGACGTCGACGACCCGTGGGGCTACGGCCGCTCGCTGGAGTGGGCGACGTCCTGCCCGCCGCCCCGCCACAACTTCGTCGCGGTGCCCCGGATCCGCTCCGAGTCCCCCGCCTTCGACCTGCACCACCCGGAGTTCGCGGACTACGAGCGGATGCGGCTCACGAGCCCCCCGCCGGAGCGCCGACCGGTGCGGCGGGGCGGGGGGACCACCGGTCCCTGA
- a CDS encoding glycosyltransferase, whose translation MRISFLLHNGYHIGGTIRTTFTLAAELAERHEVEIVSVFRHRDDPILGVPGGVTLRHLVDLRKDSPGYDGAHPDFGRPARVFPRGDGRWKQYSALTDARIGAHLASVEADVVVATRPGLNVQLARQAPRGPVLVGQEHLILDGHSFRLRRDIAHEYALLDAVTTVTEADARAYRALALPGVRVDAVPNSVPAPSVPPADPAAKVVVAAGRLTPVKRYDLLIDAFADVAAARPDWKLRIYGTGDASDNLKKTLARQIERRSLGENVFLMGTAHPMEPEWAKGSLAAVTSRRESFGMTIVEAMRCGLPVVSTDCPYGPGEIIEDGVDGRLVPVDDTAAVGAALLALINDDEGRARAAKAALVASERFDPVRIAARHETIWSELAAGTASRPRVRSHGRARAAVHRAVGTLLDAGYAVKAKAGVLVRRFR comes from the coding sequence ATGCGCATCTCCTTCCTGCTCCACAACGGCTACCACATCGGCGGCACGATCCGGACGACCTTCACCCTCGCCGCGGAGCTGGCGGAACGTCACGAGGTCGAGATCGTCTCGGTGTTCCGCCACCGCGACGACCCGATCCTCGGCGTCCCCGGCGGAGTGACCCTGCGTCACCTCGTCGACCTGCGGAAGGACAGCCCGGGTTACGACGGCGCCCACCCCGACTTCGGGCGCCCGGCCCGGGTCTTCCCGCGCGGCGACGGGCGCTGGAAGCAGTACAGCGCGCTCACCGACGCCCGGATCGGCGCCCATCTGGCCTCCGTCGAGGCGGACGTGGTGGTGGCCACCCGCCCCGGCCTCAACGTGCAGCTGGCCCGGCAGGCCCCGCGCGGGCCGGTCCTGGTCGGCCAGGAGCACCTGATCCTCGACGGTCACAGCTTCCGGCTGCGCCGCGACATCGCCCACGAGTACGCGCTGCTGGACGCCGTCACCACCGTCACCGAGGCCGACGCCCGCGCCTACCGGGCGCTTGCGCTGCCCGGCGTCCGCGTCGACGCCGTGCCCAACAGCGTGCCCGCGCCGAGCGTGCCGCCGGCCGACCCGGCCGCGAAGGTCGTCGTCGCGGCCGGCCGGCTCACCCCGGTCAAGCGGTACGACCTGCTGATCGACGCCTTCGCCGACGTGGCCGCGGCCCGCCCCGACTGGAAGCTGCGCATCTACGGCACCGGCGACGCCTCCGACAACCTGAAGAAGACGCTGGCCCGGCAGATCGAGCGGCGCTCCCTCGGCGAGAACGTCTTCCTCATGGGCACCGCGCACCCGATGGAGCCCGAGTGGGCCAAGGGCTCGCTGGCCGCCGTCACCTCGCGGCGCGAGTCCTTCGGCATGACCATCGTCGAGGCGATGCGCTGCGGTCTTCCGGTGGTCTCCACCGACTGCCCGTACGGGCCGGGCGAGATCATCGAGGACGGCGTCGACGGCCGGCTCGTCCCGGTCGACGACACCGCGGCGGTCGGCGCGGCCCTGCTCGCCCTCATCAACGACGACGAGGGGCGGGCCAGGGCGGCGAAGGCGGCGCTCGTCGCGTCCGAGCGTTTCGACCCGGTCCGGATCGCCGCCCGCCACGAGACGATCTGGTCCGAACTCGCCGCCGGGACCGCATCCCGCCCTCGCGTCCGGAGCCACGGGCGGGCCCGCGCGGCCGTCCACCGCGCGGTCGGCACGCTCCTCGACGCCGGCTACGCGGTGAAGGCGAAGGCGGGCGTCCTGGTCCGCCGCTTCCGCTGA
- a CDS encoding ABC transporter substrate-binding protein gives MRRSPAAEAAPALRAAVAALLAVLALLLAGCGSRLPERAFETRPTANPSGGEPLRVGIITSATSPVGGDTFTGPRDGARAYFDALNARGGIDGRRVEVVTCDDGGSGVGNNACVHELVDERKVFALVATTALDYAGAPLVSRAGVPDIGGQPLTPAYDTYPHLYGIYGSSAPRTGRAPGWNGTLYGGTEVYRWFRQHLGARTAAVVSYNQAASASYARLVSEGLRAEGYRVVDEQVDFVLPNFRAVAADLRAQRADLVLDALDTHGNARLCEAMEELGVHVEAKVTNVQNWSSSVPRDYAGAPGCRAVLYVTGSSRNYDDTSVGQPAVREFRAAMGDRPLSQWQLEGWAAAMWFTDAVRSCGARPTRACVEGFVNRAEPYTAHGLLLPVRFERLARPPETRYTCLSVARWQDGRGWVSQGDMDTDCATVPQLPYRP, from the coding sequence GTGCGCAGGTCCCCGGCTGCTGAGGCGGCCCCGGCGCTGCGCGCCGCCGTGGCGGCCCTGCTCGCCGTGCTCGCCCTGCTGCTGGCGGGCTGCGGCAGCCGGCTCCCGGAGCGCGCCTTCGAGACGCGGCCCACCGCCAACCCCTCCGGCGGTGAGCCGCTCCGCGTCGGCATCATCACCAGCGCCACCAGCCCGGTCGGCGGCGACACGTTCACCGGCCCGCGCGACGGCGCCCGCGCCTACTTCGACGCCCTCAACGCGCGCGGCGGCATCGACGGCCGCAGGGTCGAGGTCGTCACCTGCGACGACGGCGGCAGCGGCGTCGGGAACAACGCGTGCGTGCACGAGCTGGTCGACGAGCGGAAGGTCTTCGCCCTGGTCGCCACCACCGCCCTGGACTACGCGGGCGCCCCACTGGTCTCCCGGGCCGGCGTCCCCGACATCGGCGGCCAGCCGCTGACCCCCGCCTACGACACCTACCCGCACCTGTACGGGATCTACGGCAGCTCCGCCCCGCGCACCGGACGCGCGCCCGGCTGGAACGGGACGCTGTACGGCGGCACCGAGGTCTATCGCTGGTTCCGGCAGCACCTGGGCGCCCGCACCGCCGCCGTCGTCTCCTACAACCAGGCCGCCTCCGCCTCGTACGCCCGGCTGGTCTCCGAGGGGCTGCGCGCCGAGGGCTACCGGGTCGTCGACGAGCAGGTCGACTTCGTGCTGCCCAACTTCCGCGCCGTCGCCGCCGATCTGCGGGCGCAGCGTGCGGACCTCGTCCTCGACGCCCTGGACACGCACGGCAACGCCCGGCTGTGCGAGGCGATGGAGGAGCTCGGCGTCCACGTCGAGGCCAAGGTCACCAACGTGCAGAACTGGTCCTCCAGCGTGCCCCGCGACTACGCCGGCGCGCCCGGCTGCCGTGCCGTGCTCTACGTCACCGGCTCCAGCCGCAACTACGACGACACCTCCGTCGGGCAGCCCGCGGTACGGGAGTTCCGGGCGGCGATGGGGGACCGGCCGCTCTCCCAGTGGCAGCTGGAGGGCTGGGCGGCGGCCATGTGGTTCACGGACGCGGTGCGGTCCTGCGGGGCGCGCCCGACCCGCGCGTGCGTCGAGGGGTTCGTCAACCGGGCGGAGCCGTACACCGCGCACGGTCTGTTGCTGCCCGTACGGTTCGAGCGTCTCGCGCGGCCGCCGGAGACCCGGTACACCTGTCTGTCCGTGGCCCGTTGGCAGGACGGGCGCGGCTGGGTGTCGCAGGGCGACATGGACACGGACTGCGCCACCGTGCCCCAACTGCCGTACCGGCCGTGA